In Rhodospirillales bacterium, the genomic window TCGCGCAACCGGGTGACGGAAACGACGCGCTCGCCCTCGGCGGTCTTGAACAGGATGACGCCCTGGGTCGAGCGTCCGGCGATGCGGATGTCGCCGACCGGAATGCGGATCAGCTGCCCGCCGTCGCTGACCATCATGATCTGGTCCGCGTCCCTGACCGGGAACGAGGCCACCACCGAACCGTTGCGGGCGGAAACGTCGATGTTGGCGATGCCCTGGCCGCCGCGGTTGGCGAGCCGGTATTCGTAGGCCGAGGAGCGCTTGCCGTAGCCGTTCTCGGTGACCGAGAGAATGAACTCCTCGGCCGCCGCCAGGGCGGCGGCGCGGGATTCGTCGAGGGTGATGGCCGCGGCCGCGCCCTCGCCGGCCTCGCCGCCCTCCTCCTCGCCCGCCGCGCGGCGGCGCTGGGAGGCGAGCCGCAGATAGGCGTCGCGCTCCTCGGTGTTGAACTCGACGTGGCGCAGCATGGACATGGAAATGACGTAGTCGTCGTCGGCGAGCTTGATGCCGCGCACGCCGGTCGAGGTGCGTCCGGCGAACACGCGAATGTCGCCGACCGAAAAGCGGATGCACTTGCCGGCGCGGGTGCATAGGAAAACGTCCTCGTTCTCGGTGCAGGTGCGCACGCGCACCAGCGCATCCCCCGGCGCCAGCTTCATGGCGATCTTGCCGTTGGCGCGCACGTCGACGAAATCCGAGAGCCGGTTGCGGCGCACGTCGCCCGAACGGGTCGCGAACATGACGAACAGGTCGTTCCAGGTCGCCTCGTCCTCGGGCAGCGGCATGACCGTGGTGATGGTTTCGCCTTCCTTCAGCGGCAGCAGGTTGACCAGCGCCTTGCCGCGCGAGGTCGGCGTGCCGATCGGCAGCTTGAACACCTTGAGCTTGTAGGCGAGGCCGGTCGAGGAAAAGAACAGCATCGGCGTGTGGGTGTTGGCGACGAACACCTGGCTGACGAAATCCTCTTCCTTGGTCGCCATGCCGGTGCGGCCCTTGCCGCCGCGCCGTTGCGCGCGGTAGGTGGAGAGCGGCACCCGCTTGATGTAGCCGGTGTTGGTGACGGTGACGACCATGTCCTCGCGCTGGATCAGGTCCTCTTCCGCGCCGTCCGCCTCGCCTTCCTCGAAGGCGGTGCGGCGGGGCGTGGCGAACTTTTCCTTCATCGTCGCCAGCTCCTGGCGGAGCAGCTTGTAGAGTTCGGCGCGCGAGGCGAGGATGGCGAGATAGCGCTCGATCTCGCGCCCCAATTCCTTGAGGTCGGCGCCGATCTTGTCGCGCTCGAGCCCGGTCAGGCGATGCAGGCGCAGTTCCAGGATCGCCTTGGCCTGGGCCTCCGACAGGCGATACTTGCCGTTTTCGACCTTGTGGCCGGGCTCGTCGAGAAGCGCGATCATCGCCGCGACCTCGGTCGCGGGCCAGGCCTTGGCCATCAGCTTTTCCCTGGCGACCTGCGGATCCTTGGCGGCGCGGATGAGGGCGATCACCTCGTCGATGTTGGCGACCGCGACCGCGAGGCCGGCCAACACGTGCGCCTTCTCGCGCGCCTTGCCCAGTTCGAACACCGTGCGCCGGCGCACCACTTCCTCGCGGAAGGCGATGAAGGCTTCCAGGATCTCCTTCAGGTTCATCAGGCGCGGCTGGCCGCCGTCGAGCGCCAGCATGTTGATGCCGAAGCTCGATTCGAGCGGGGTGTAGCGGTAGAGCTGGTTGAGCACCACTTTGGGTTCGGCGTCGCGCTTCAGTTCGACCACCACCCGCACGCCGTCGCGATCCGATTCGTCGCGCAGGTCGGCGATGCCCTCGATGCGCTTGTCGCGCACGGCCTCGGCCATGATCTCGATCATGCGCGCCTTGTTCACCTGATAGGGCACCTCGTGGACGATGATCGCGGTGCGGTCCTTGCGGATTTCCTCGATGGTCGTCTTGCCGCGCATGACGATGCCGCCGCGCCCGGTGCGGTAGGCGTCGAGAATGCCGCCCTTGCCCAGGATAAGCCCGCCGGTCGGGAAGTCCGGTCCCGGCACGTGCTCGCGGATCAGGTCTTCGATCGTGATGTCGGGGGTGTCGATGCAGGCGCAGCAGGCGTCGATGATCTCGCCCAGGTTATGGGGCGGGATGTTGGTCGCCATGCCGACGGCGATGCCGCCGGCGCCGTTGACCAGCAGGTTGGGGAACCCGGCGGGCAGCACCACCGGTTCCTTGGACGATTCGTCGTAGTTGGGCTGGAAGTCGACCGTGTCGCGCTCGATGTCGTCCAAGAGCGCGTGCGCGGCGAGCGCGAGCCGGGCCTCGGTGTAGCGCATGGCCGCCGCGCCGTCGCCGTCCATCGAGCCGAAGTTGCCCTGGCCGTCGATCAGCGGCAGGCGCATGGCGAAATCCTGGGCCATGCGCACCATGGCGTCGTAGATGGCGGCGTCGCCGTGCGGGTGGTATTTGCCCATCACGTCGCCGACGATGCGCGCCGACTTGCGGTACGGCTTGCCGTGGTCGTAGCCGCTTTCCTGCATCGAGAAGAGGATGCGCCGGTGGACCGGCTTCAGCCCGTCGCGCACGTCGGGCAGCGCGCGCGAGACGATCACGCTCATGGCGTAATCGAGGTAGGAGCGGCGCATCTCCTCTTCGATCGCGATGGGGGTGATTCCCTGACCCGGAACCGGGGCCTCGGGCAGGGTGGGATCGGGCGGCAGGTTCAAGCGGAAAGACCTTTGGATTCAGTCACTTATGGCATGCCGGACGGGATCCGTCCGACGCCCAAAACGGGCGCAAAAATCTAGCACGACGGCAGGGTCGGCAACAGCCCGGATCGGCCCTCCGAAGCGACCCGGAACGCGTTGGATTCAGGCGGTTTTTTGCGCCAACCGATGTCTGTGGATAAGAAGCGCGGTGGTGGCCGTGAAAACCGCCAGAATCGGCATCAGCACGAACAGGTTGACGATCATCCAGCCCTGGGCGTGCTGCAACGCGCCCGAGGTCAGGCTCGCCAGCGCCACCGCCCCGAACACCATGAAGTCGTTGAGCGCCTGGACCCGCGCGCGTTCCTCGGGCCGGTGGCATTCGGTCAACAGCGCGGTCCCGCCCACGAACATCAGGTTCCAGCCCATGCCGATCAGCAGGAGGCCGAGCCAGTAATGCAGCAGCGTATGATCGACGAGATTGACGGTGATGGAAGCGATCATCAGCAGCGTGCCCGCCAGGATCACGCGCGGCGAGCCGTAACGGCGGATCAGGTGGCCGGTGAAGAAGCTCGGCCCGTACATGCCGACCACGTGCCATTGGATGACCAAGGCGGTGTCGGCGAAATCGAAATGATCCGCGTGCATGGCGAGCGGCGTCGCGGTCATGAGGAGGTTCATGGAGGCGTAGCCGAGCATGGCCGCGAGCGCGGCGACGACGAACACCGGATTGCGGACGATGGCCGGCAGCGGCCGGCCGGCGGAGAGCGCCGTGGTCGGCAGCGGAATCCGCACCAGGCGCAACAGGACGATGTTGACGACGAACATGCCGGCGAGCGCGGCGTAGCTGCCCGCGAACGGCGCCGCCGGAATCGATTCGCGGAACAGCTTGGCGACCTCGGGCCCGATGAACGCCGCGACCAGGCCGCCCGCCATGACGTAGGAGATCGCCTTGGGCCGGAAGTCGTCGTCGGCGAGATCGGCGGCGGCGAAGCGGAAGTATTGCCAGAAGGCGTTGTGGACGCCGAGAGTGGCGCTGCCGATCGCGAACAGGACGAAATTGCCGCTGTAGACGGCATAGGCGGCGAGGCCGGCGCCGAGGATGCCGATCGTCTGGCCGACCGTGAACCCCGCCCGGCGGCCGATCCGTCCCATCAACAGCGAGGCGGGCACGGTCGAAACCATGGTCGCCAGGAACTGCATGCCGTAGGGCACCGTCGCCAGCGCCTTGTTCTCGGCGAGCGCGTGCCCGGCCAGCGCCGAGACCACCACCACCAGCACCGCGCCGCCCTGCGACAGCGCCTGGCAGACCGAGAGCACGTAGGCGTTGACGCGCGCCTGACGGCGAACGTCGGGGATGCCCGCGAGAGACGTGGGCGCGGCGGACATGAATGCGCTCAGAACGGTATTTCGTCGTCGAGATCGCCGCGTCCGCCCTTCTTGGATCCCCGGCCCCCGCTTTCGCCCCGACCTTCGGATGACGGCTCGGCCGGCGACGGCTCGTCATTGAACGATCCGCCCCCGCCGCCCTTGGAGTCGAGCAACGTGAGTTCGCCGCGGAAACGGTCGACGACCACCTCGGTCGTGTATTTTTCCTGGCCTTCCTTGTCGGTCCACTTGCGGGTTTGCAGCGCGCCTTCGAGATAGACCTTGGAGCCCTTTTTCAAATACTTCTCGGCCACTTCGCCGAGCCGCTCGTTGAAGATCACCACCCGGTGCCACTCGGTCTTTTCCTTGCGCTCGCCGGTCTGCTTGTCCTTCCAGGACTCGGACGTGGCGACCGACATGTTGACGATCTTGGCGCCGGCTTGCGAATAGCGCACCTCGGGGTCGCGCCCCAGATTGCCGACCAGAATGACCTTGTTGACCGAACCCGCCATGGAACTGTTCCTTCCTTGAAAAATCGGGGCGACTTTACCCTTCCCGCCCCGAGACCGCCACTTAGGAATCGCCGCGCTCCGCCGCACTTTTCCACAGAACCATACCCCTCTCCCGCACGCGGGAGAGGGAGTAAAAAGGCCGCCCCGGCAAAGCGGAGCGCAAACAGCTTTGACGCAACCCCTCCAAGCCTCTATCTCTGCAAGGTTCCGGACCGGTCCACATTCCGGCGGAACCGCCCCCATGGACAAGATCGTCGTTCGCGGCGCGCGCGAACACAACCTCAAGAACATCGACGTCGAGATCCCGCGCGGGAGCTTGACCGTCATCACCGGATTGTCCGGCTCGGGCAAGTCCTCGCTCGCCTTCGACACCATCTACGCCGAGGGCCAGCGCCGCTACGTCGAATCGCTTTCGGCCTACGCCCGCCAGTTCCTGGAGCTGATGCAGAAGCCGGACATGGATTCGATCGACGGCCTCTCGCCCGCCATCTCGATCGAGCAGAAAACCACCTCGCGCAACCCGCGCTCGACCGTCGGCACGGTGACCGAAATCTACGACTACATGCGCCTCTTGTTCGCGCGCGTCGGCGTGCCGCATTCGCCCGCGACCGGATTGCCGATCGAAAGCCAGACCGTGAGCCAGATGGTCGACAAGGTGCTGGCGATGAAGGACGGCACCAAGCTCTACCTGCTCGCGCCGATGGTGCGCGGGCGCAAGGGCGAATACCGGAAGGAACTGCAGGAACTGGCCAAGCGCGGCTTCCAGCGCGTCAAGATCGACGGAAAATTGTACGAGATCGACGAGGCGCCGCAGCTCGACAAGAAGCGCAAGCACGACATCGAGGTGGTGGTCGACCGGATCGTGGTGCGCGAGGGCCTCGCCGCCCGCCTCGCCGATTCGATCGAAACCGCGCTCAAGCTCGCCGACGGCATCGCCATCGCCGAGGACGCGGATTCGGGCGCGCGCACGATATTCTCGGCCAAGTTCGCCTGCCCGGTTTCCGGCTTCACCATCCCGGAGATCGAGCCGCGCCTTTTTTCCTTCAACAATCCGTTCGGCGCGTGCCCGGCGTGCGACGGGCTCGGCACCGAGATGTTTTTCGACCCCGAGCTGGTGGTGCCCGACGACTCGCTGGCGCTGGCCGAGGACGCGATCGCGCCGTGGGCGGGTTCGTCCTCGCGCTACTACGAGCAGACGCTGGAAGCTCTTTCCCGGCACTACAAGTTCGGCCTCGACGTGCCGTTCCGCAAGCTGCCCGAGGCCGTGCGCCGCGCCGTCCTGTTCGGCTCGGGCGAGACGCCGGTCACCATGCGCTACCACGACGGCACCAAGGCCTACGAGATCACCAAGCCGTTCGAGGGCGTGATCCCGAACATGGAGCGGCGCTGGCGCGAAACCGATTCCAACTGGGTGCGCGACGACTTGTCGCGCTTCCAGACCGTCTCCGTGTGCGAGACCTGCAAGGGCGCGCGCCTCAAGCCCGAGGCGCTGGCGGTCAAGATCGCGGGGCTCGACATTTCCGAGGTCGCGAACTTCTCGATCCTCGCCGCGCGCGACTGGTTCGGCGCGCTGGAGGGCAAGCTCACGCCGCAGCGGCGCGAGATCGCCAAGCGCATCCTGCGCGAGATCAGCGAACGGCTCGGCTTCCTGGTCGACGTCGGGCTCGAATACCTGACGCTGGGGCGCGCGTCCGGCACCCTCTCCGGCGGCGAAAGCCAGCGCATCCGGCTCGCCTCCCAGATCGGCTCCGGGCTGACCGGCGTGCTTTATGTGCTGGACGAGCCCTCGATCGGGCTTCATCCCCGCGACAACGCCCGCCTGCTCGCGACCCTCAAGCGGCTCCGCGACCTCGGCAACACGGTGATCGTGGTCGAGCACGACGAGGACGCCATCCGCGCCGCCGATCACGTCATCGACATGGGCCCCGGCGCGGGCGTGCACGGCGGGCGCATCGTCGCCGCCGGAACGCCGGACGCGATCACCCGCAACCCGGACAGCCTCACCGGCCAATACCTCAACCGCGCGCGCCAGGTGCCGCTGCCGCTGGTCAGGCGCACGCCGCATCCGGGCCGGATGCTGAAAGTGATCGGCGCGCGCGCCAACAACCTGGCGGGCATCGAGGCGCCGTTTCCGCTCGGCCTGTTCACCTGCGTGACCGGCGTTTCCGGCGGCGGCAAATCGACGTTGGTGATCGAGACCCTCTATCACGCGCTCGCGCGGAAGCTGATGGGGGCCCGCGTCCACCCCGGCGCCCACGACCGGATCGAGGGCGTCGAGCTGATCGACAAGGTGGTCGACATCGACCAGTCGCCGATCGGGCGCACGCCGCGCTCCAATCCCGCCACCTACACCGGCGCGTTCACGCCGATCCGCGACTGGTTCACGGAACTGCCCGAGGCGCGCGCGCGCGGCTATGCCGCCGGGCGGTTTTCGTTCAACGTCAAGGGCGGGCGCTGCGAAGCCTGCCAGGGCGACGGGGTGATCAAGATCGAAATGCACTTCCTGCCCGACGTTTATGTCCAATGCGACACCTGCAAGGGCAAGCGCTACAACCGGGAAACGCTCGACATCCGTTTCCGCGACAAGTCGATCGCCGACGTGCTCGACATGACCGTCGACGAGGCCGCCGAGTTCTTCAAGGCGGTGCCCGCGGTGCGCGACAAGCTGGTCACCCTGCAACGGGTCGGCCTCGGCTACATCCACCTCGGCCAGCAGGCGACGACCCTTTCCGGCGGCGAGGCGCAGCGGGTCAAGCTGGCCAAGGAATTGGCGCGGCGCGCCACCGGGCGCACCGTCTACATCCTCGACGAGCCGACCACGGGCCTCCACTTCGAGGACGTGCGGAAGCTCCTGGAGGTGCTGCACGCCCTGGTCGAGACCGGCAATACGGTGATCGTGATCGAGCACAACCTGGAAGTCATCAAGACCGCCGACTGGATCGTCGACCTCGGCCCCGAGGGCGGCGCGGGCGGCGGGCGCGTGGTCGCCGCCGGCACGCCCGAGGACGTGGCCGAAATCAAGGCGAGCTACACCGGGCGCTATCTCGCGCCGCTCCTGAAGCGCGGCAGGGAAAAGAAACGGGCGTAGGGCACCGCCGGCATCGCTTCCGCGCCGGAGCAACGGCGGGATTGCGTAGGGATTGCGCCAAGGTTGCGCGGGGTAAATCGGCCTTAAGTCCTTGATATCCCGAAAAACCACCTGATTCCTGTGGGCGTTTGTAGGCATTTTCCGCCTTTCCCAAGCTTTCCGGCCTTCTTCTGTATTGTCATATATTCCTATATAATCCTATTTGTCAAGAATAATAATCTATCAAGGATAAATGTCTTGACATAATGTTCGATTTATGTTCTTATGCGAGTCGACGAACGCCCTTACCATGACCATCGCCGACCGAGGAAGGTCTGCGCGCGAATGATGCGTACGACGATTCGCCCGCGCGATTAGACGGAATCGTCACCCCCGCAAAAGCGGGGGTCCAGGATTTTGAAAAGGCTGGATTCCCGCTGGCGCGGGAATGACGGAATGAAGACGTCCAACCGGGCGATGCCTTAGCGCAGCGCGGCGTTGATCTTGTCGAGCATCGCCGCGCCCGGGCAGAGGTCGGCGTCGCCGAGCGCGTTGAGCGGGGTTTCGACGGTGTCGAGGTGGGCGTGGAGGTCGCTGGCGTCGGGCGCGAGGTAGAGAAGCCCGGTCACCACCTCGCCCTTTTCCGCCGCGTGGGTGATGTGGGCCATGGCGCTGGTCTTGTCGGTCGCGTCGTAGTGCGCGTCGAGCTTGCGCAAGCGCAGCACCGAGCCGTCGAACTGCGGCACTTCGATCGTCGCGCCTTCGGCGTAGTCGACGGCGATCGGCTCGCGCGCCGGCCAGACGTCGAGCCGGTTGACCGCGTCGTTGTGCTG contains:
- the gyrA gene encoding DNA gyrase subunit A, with the translated sequence MRRSYLDYAMSVIVSRALPDVRDGLKPVHRRILFSMQESGYDHGKPYRKSARIVGDVMGKYHPHGDAAIYDAMVRMAQDFAMRLPLIDGQGNFGSMDGDGAAAMRYTEARLALAAHALLDDIERDTVDFQPNYDESSKEPVVLPAGFPNLLVNGAGGIAVGMATNIPPHNLGEIIDACCACIDTPDITIEDLIREHVPGPDFPTGGLILGKGGILDAYRTGRGGIVMRGKTTIEEIRKDRTAIIVHEVPYQVNKARMIEIMAEAVRDKRIEGIADLRDESDRDGVRVVVELKRDAEPKVVLNQLYRYTPLESSFGINMLALDGGQPRLMNLKEILEAFIAFREEVVRRRTVFELGKAREKAHVLAGLAVAVANIDEVIALIRAAKDPQVAREKLMAKAWPATEVAAMIALLDEPGHKVENGKYRLSEAQAKAILELRLHRLTGLERDKIGADLKELGREIERYLAILASRAELYKLLRQELATMKEKFATPRRTAFEEGEADGAEEDLIQREDMVVTVTNTGYIKRVPLSTYRAQRRGGKGRTGMATKEEDFVSQVFVANTHTPMLFFSSTGLAYKLKVFKLPIGTPTSRGKALVNLLPLKEGETITTVMPLPEDEATWNDLFVMFATRSGDVRRNRLSDFVDVRANGKIAMKLAPGDALVRVRTCTENEDVFLCTRAGKCIRFSVGDIRVFAGRTSTGVRGIKLADDDYVISMSMLRHVEFNTEERDAYLRLASQRRRAAGEEEGGEAGEGAAAAITLDESRAAALAAAEEFILSVTENGYGKRSSAYEYRLANRGGQGIANIDVSARNGSVVASFPVRDADQIMMVSDGGQLIRIPVGDIRIAGRSTQGVILFKTAEGERVVSVTRLR
- a CDS encoding MFS transporter, which produces MSAAPTSLAGIPDVRRQARVNAYVLSVCQALSQGGAVLVVVVSALAGHALAENKALATVPYGMQFLATMVSTVPASLLMGRIGRRAGFTVGQTIGILGAGLAAYAVYSGNFVLFAIGSATLGVHNAFWQYFRFAAADLADDDFRPKAISYVMAGGLVAAFIGPEVAKLFRESIPAAPFAGSYAALAGMFVVNIVLLRLVRIPLPTTALSAGRPLPAIVRNPVFVVAALAAMLGYASMNLLMTATPLAMHADHFDFADTALVIQWHVVGMYGPSFFTGHLIRRYGSPRVILAGTLLMIASITVNLVDHTLLHYWLGLLLIGMGWNLMFVGGTALLTECHRPEERARVQALNDFMVFGAVALASLTSGALQHAQGWMIVNLFVLMPILAVFTATTALLIHRHRLAQKTA
- the ssb gene encoding single-stranded DNA-binding protein; the encoded protein is MAGSVNKVILVGNLGRDPEVRYSQAGAKIVNMSVATSESWKDKQTGERKEKTEWHRVVIFNERLGEVAEKYLKKGSKVYLEGALQTRKWTDKEGQEKYTTEVVVDRFRGELTLLDSKGGGGGSFNDEPSPAEPSSEGRGESGGRGSKKGGRGDLDDEIPF
- the uvrA gene encoding excinuclease ABC subunit UvrA — encoded protein: MDKIVVRGAREHNLKNIDVEIPRGSLTVITGLSGSGKSSLAFDTIYAEGQRRYVESLSAYARQFLELMQKPDMDSIDGLSPAISIEQKTTSRNPRSTVGTVTEIYDYMRLLFARVGVPHSPATGLPIESQTVSQMVDKVLAMKDGTKLYLLAPMVRGRKGEYRKELQELAKRGFQRVKIDGKLYEIDEAPQLDKKRKHDIEVVVDRIVVREGLAARLADSIETALKLADGIAIAEDADSGARTIFSAKFACPVSGFTIPEIEPRLFSFNNPFGACPACDGLGTEMFFDPELVVPDDSLALAEDAIAPWAGSSSRYYEQTLEALSRHYKFGLDVPFRKLPEAVRRAVLFGSGETPVTMRYHDGTKAYEITKPFEGVIPNMERRWRETDSNWVRDDLSRFQTVSVCETCKGARLKPEALAVKIAGLDISEVANFSILAARDWFGALEGKLTPQRREIAKRILREISERLGFLVDVGLEYLTLGRASGTLSGGESQRIRLASQIGSGLTGVLYVLDEPSIGLHPRDNARLLATLKRLRDLGNTVIVVEHDEDAIRAADHVIDMGPGAGVHGGRIVAAGTPDAITRNPDSLTGQYLNRARQVPLPLVRRTPHPGRMLKVIGARANNLAGIEAPFPLGLFTCVTGVSGGGKSTLVIETLYHALARKLMGARVHPGAHDRIEGVELIDKVVDIDQSPIGRTPRSNPATYTGAFTPIRDWFTELPEARARGYAAGRFSFNVKGGRCEACQGDGVIKIEMHFLPDVYVQCDTCKGKRYNRETLDIRFRDKSIADVLDMTVDEAAEFFKAVPAVRDKLVTLQRVGLGYIHLGQQATTLSGGEAQRVKLAKELARRATGRTVYILDEPTTGLHFEDVRKLLEVLHALVETGNTVIVIEHNLEVIKTADWIVDLGPEGGAGGGRVVAAGTPEDVAEIKASYTGRYLAPLLKRGREKKRA